One genomic segment of Candidatus Anaeroferrophillus wilburensis includes these proteins:
- a CDS encoding LPS-assembly protein LptD yields the protein MSATGYEEKGRAAHFMLFLFVLVVVMMVLPVDAGAVFDGAPAADTVNIEARHLLYDKVLNRYVAQGEVVVTQESMELKADRVILDNRTREFEAWGNVLMRDRGDYLACRYLKFNLDTKTGVVQQGRVFIKEKNYYITGDRIDKLGPDEYQVEKGILTTCDAAKAAWQIDCDSAHVTKDGYGVVDGAVFKVKEVPVIYLPKGIFPVKTSRQSGLLFPYLGYGQEDGLVTKNAYFWAIDENQDATFFLDTYGHRGAGIGAEYRYVLNERAKGEVRGSYLHDDLAKDKELYPNTEVDRWSFAGRHYQDFANGAMLRAHLNFVSDNAFLDDFPDAFAATFIDALDDVDYQTDNELRSNIFLAKNWSYANLTAEFLYYDSLVKPHNDAVMQLLPQITLTAFEQQLGTSPFYGQLDASYVNFWRETGDRGHRFDLYPRVTLPFHLGPLEVTPGVGVRETAYMTDWENEGSETASRELYEAGVEVKTVLERVYDAQVLGIDRLLHTIEPTVTYWYVSDEDQSDLPRFDALDRLYEQNNITYGLVSRLIGRFPRPSGEGYTYHQYLKAKVSQSYNLINEPNGDQFSSTDDFSNIEAQLEFWSRKYFYGKVEGEFNPYDTWLESFSSLASWHDTRNDRLSLEYRYERDRLEEYTLTGYLPLLMTLDLYGSIRYSLLDNLLWESVYGVNYHPQCWAIDFSVAEEHQPYDLQFRMLLTLNGLGSFGQ from the coding sequence ATGAGCGCGACAGGTTATGAGGAGAAAGGGAGGGCAGCGCATTTCATGCTGTTCCTTTTCGTGCTGGTTGTGGTGATGATGGTCTTGCCGGTTGATGCTGGTGCTGTTTTTGACGGAGCGCCGGCCGCTGATACGGTCAATATTGAAGCCCGGCATCTGCTCTACGACAAGGTCCTGAACCGGTATGTCGCCCAAGGAGAGGTGGTGGTCACCCAGGAGTCGATGGAACTCAAGGCTGACCGGGTGATTCTCGACAACCGGACGCGGGAGTTTGAGGCCTGGGGTAATGTGCTCATGCGTGACCGGGGAGATTACCTTGCCTGCCGTTACCTGAAGTTCAATCTCGATACCAAGACCGGTGTGGTTCAGCAGGGGCGGGTGTTCATCAAGGAGAAGAATTACTATATCACCGGTGACCGCATAGACAAATTAGGTCCCGATGAATACCAGGTGGAGAAGGGCATCCTGACCACCTGTGATGCCGCCAAAGCTGCCTGGCAGATCGACTGTGATTCGGCGCACGTTACCAAAGACGGTTATGGGGTGGTGGACGGTGCGGTGTTCAAGGTCAAGGAAGTGCCGGTTATCTATCTGCCCAAGGGAATATTTCCTGTTAAAACCAGCCGGCAAAGCGGACTTCTCTTCCCCTACCTTGGCTATGGGCAGGAGGATGGTCTGGTTACCAAAAATGCCTATTTCTGGGCGATTGATGAAAATCAGGATGCCACATTTTTCCTTGATACCTACGGCCATCGAGGGGCTGGAATTGGCGCTGAGTACCGCTACGTGCTGAATGAAAGGGCCAAAGGGGAGGTGAGAGGCAGTTATCTCCATGATGATCTGGCGAAGGACAAGGAGCTGTACCCCAACACGGAGGTTGACCGCTGGTCATTTGCCGGCCGCCATTATCAGGACTTTGCCAATGGTGCCATGTTGCGTGCCCATCTGAATTTTGTTAGTGATAATGCCTTCCTTGATGATTTTCCCGATGCTTTTGCCGCGACCTTTATCGATGCGCTGGATGATGTGGACTATCAGACGGATAACGAGCTGCGTTCCAACATCTTTCTTGCAAAAAACTGGAGCTATGCCAACCTGACGGCGGAGTTTCTCTACTATGATTCGCTGGTCAAGCCGCATAATGATGCAGTTATGCAGCTTTTGCCCCAGATAACCCTGACCGCTTTTGAACAGCAGCTGGGAACCAGCCCGTTTTATGGGCAGCTGGATGCAAGCTACGTCAATTTCTGGCGGGAAACCGGGGATCGGGGGCACCGTTTCGATCTCTATCCAAGGGTTACCCTTCCTTTCCACCTTGGTCCTTTGGAAGTGACCCCTGGTGTGGGGGTCCGCGAAACAGCGTATATGACCGACTGGGAAAATGAAGGTTCAGAAACTGCCTCCCGGGAGCTTTATGAGGCAGGCGTCGAGGTAAAGACAGTTCTGGAGCGTGTCTATGACGCCCAGGTTCTGGGGATTGACCGGTTGCTTCATACCATCGAGCCGACGGTCACCTACTGGTACGTTTCAGATGAGGACCAGAGTGATCTGCCGCGTTTTGACGCGCTTGACCGCCTGTATGAGCAAAACAACATTACCTATGGCCTGGTCAGCCGCCTCATCGGACGATTCCCGCGCCCCAGTGGTGAGGGCTATACCTATCACCAATATCTCAAAGCCAAGGTTAGCCAGTCCTACAACCTTATTAATGAGCCGAACGGCGACCAGTTTTCTTCCACTGACGATTTTTCCAACATTGAAGCCCAGCTGGAATTCTGGAGCAGGAAGTATTTCTATGGCAAGGTTGAAGGTGAGTTTAATCCTTATGATACCTGGCTGGAAAGTTTTTCGTCGCTTGCTTCATGGCATGATACGCGCAATGATCGCCTGTCCTTGGAATATCGCTATGAGCGTGACCGGCTGGAAGAATATACCCTGACCGGCTATCTTCCCCTGCTGATGACCCTTGATCTGTATGGCAGTATTCGGTATTCGCTGCTTGACAACCTGCTGTGGGAGAGTGTTTATGGCGTTAACTACCATCCCCAGTGTTGGGCGATCGATTTTTCGGTGGCCGAAGAGCATCAGCCCTATGATCTCCAGTTCAGAATGCTGT
- a CDS encoding flavodoxin family protein — protein sequence MKKIGVLYGSPRRQGNTARLTGQAVRGARDSGAEVVEFVLRDLKISPCLEIYGCRQNGRCVIKDDFQTVVDELESCQGIILSSPIFFYAVSGHTKAFMDRFQSRWVKKYWLDKVPFNQPGNWKKGLFIAAGATRGRQLFTGAALTVRYFFDALDTELWRSLLYRGLDGADDVLSYPEYLEEAYQSGKDLVLSLQEGQA from the coding sequence ATGAAGAAAATCGGCGTGCTCTATGGTAGTCCTCGCCGGCAGGGCAATACTGCCCGCCTGACCGGTCAGGCAGTCAGAGGGGCCCGCGACAGTGGGGCAGAGGTGGTGGAGTTTGTCCTGCGGGATCTTAAAATTTCTCCCTGCCTGGAGATCTACGGCTGCCGTCAGAACGGCCGGTGTGTGATCAAGGATGATTTTCAGACGGTGGTTGATGAGCTTGAAAGCTGCCAGGGTATAATCTTAAGTTCGCCGATCTTCTTTTATGCGGTCAGCGGTCATACCAAGGCTTTTATGGACCGCTTCCAGTCGCGCTGGGTAAAAAAATACTGGCTTGACAAAGTGCCCTTTAATCAGCCCGGCAACTGGAAAAAAGGGTTGTTTATCGCTGCTGGCGCAACCCGGGGTAGGCAGTTGTTCACTGGCGCAGCGCTGACTGTCCGCTATTTCTTTGATGCCCTAGACACGGAGCTCTGGCGTTCACTTCTCTATCGTGGGCTGGACGGGGCCGATGATGTGCTTAGCTATCCAGAATATCTTGAAGAAGCCTATCAGAGTGGGAAAGACCTGGTTCTGTCGTTGCAGGAAGGACAAGCTTAG